A portion of the Salarias fasciatus chromosome 15, fSalaFa1.1, whole genome shotgun sequence genome contains these proteins:
- the stx11b.1 gene encoding syntaxin-11b.1: MRDRLSTLQAMSNGHMEPMEYAESTVSESLSNIDLEDELPHEAVVFDNSPALEDVFSQSQEVHRDIQLIRLEVKRLREQNSRMLGGVSTMSAIKRDSNAIGADIKAKAEHVLKRLHEMDSTAHKLEEAHGSHSAVTRIARTQYASLSNGFRDAMFDYNEAEMTHRENCKAQIQRQMEIVGRDVSGEDVEDMIEKGQWNIFTDNIVSEGKTARSALFQIEKRHQELIDLEARIKGIHEIFLDVALLVEEQGPMLNSIQTNVQKTDAGIQEALVKLTRAKRHQNNNPFKKMFCSCFPCVD, translated from the coding sequence ATGAGGGACCGACTAAGCACCTTGCAGGCGATGTCCAACGGCCACATGGAGCCGATGGAGTACGCAGAGTCCACCGTCTCCGAGTCTCTGAGCAACATTGACCTGGAGGACGAGTTACCGCACGAGGCCGTCGTGTTCGACAACAGCCCTGCTCTGGAAGACGTCTTTTCCCAGTCGCAGGAGGTCCACAGAGACATCCAGCTCATCCGCCTGGAGGTTAAAAGGCTCCGGGAGCAGAACTCCCGCATGCTCGGAGGCGTCAGCACGATGAGCGCCATCAAAAGGGACTCCAACGCCATCGGCGCCGATATTAAGGCGAAGGCCGAACACGTGCTGAAGCGCCTGCACGAAATGGACAGCACGGCCCataagctggaggaggctcaCGGCTCGCATTCAGCAGTCACCCGGATAGCCAGAACCCAGTACGCCTCCCTCAGCAACGGTTTTCGCGATGCCATGTTTGACTATAACGAGGCCGAAATGACCCACAGAGAAAACTGTAAAGCACAGATTCAGCGGCAGATGGAGATCGTGGGGCGCGACGTGTCGGGAGAGGACGTGGAGGACATGATAGAGAAAGGCCAGTGGAACATCTTCACCGACAACATCGTGAGTGAAGGCAAGACAGCCCGGTCCGCCTTGTTCCAGATCGAGAAACGCCACCAGGAGCTGATCGACCTTGAGGCCCGTATAAAGGGCATCCACGAGATATTCCTGGACGTCGCTCTGCTGGTAGAGGAGCAGGGCCCCATGCTGAACTCCATCCAGACCAACGTGCAGAAGACTGACGCCGGCATTCAGGAGGCCCTCGTCAAACTGACCCGGGCCAAACGtcaccaaaacaacaacccgtttaaaaagatgttttgcaGCTGCTTTCCATGTGTCGATTAA
- the LOC115401878 gene encoding syntaxin-11-like gives MRDMLDKLQQISEEQEDFDPEFFGPESDIDNGTLSHEAVEFEEFPTIDDILNEAHSIRKDISLLHLEVERLRVHNQRYGTTVRRLSLLKKDSDSIARDIQQHGESLFSRLQALGRESDQLEEEEGPSAAVSRIARVQYDTLTRAFHEAMNDYHMAEEAQKSACRQRIQRQASIWGTQITDDQLDVLVNKGGEGWTELSQKIQPHSSRWALCEIKGRHKELVELEARMKEVHELFLDMAMLVEDQGCLLNNIEAQVCGTQEYIEKFNMNIKKAIQYKRKNPFLQCCPCLPCWRHNQTL, from the coding sequence ATGCGGGATATGTTAGACAAACTCCAGCAGAtcagtgaggagcaggaggacttCGATCCAGAGTTCTTTGGGCCTGAGTCTGATATTGACAACGGAACTCTGTCTCATGAGGCAGTAGAGTTTGAAGAATTCCCAACTATTGATGACATCCTGAATGAGGCCCACTCCATACGCAAGGATATCTCCCTGCTTCACTTAGAGGTGGAGCGCCTCAGAGTTCACAATCAGCGCTATGGGACCACTGTACGTCGACTCAGTCTTCTGAAAAAGGACTCTGACTCCATCGCCAGAGACATCCAACAACACGGGGAGAGTCTGTTCTCCCGTCTGCAAGCCCTGGGTAGAGAGAGTGACcagctggaagaggaagaaggtcCCAGTGCTGCTGTGAGTCGTATTGCCCGTGTTCAGTACGACACCCTGACCCGAGCTTTCCATGAAGCCATGAATGACTACCACATGGCAGAGGAGGCGCAGAAGAGTGCATGCAGGCAGAGGATCCAGAGGCAGGCCTCCATATGGGGGACACAAATCACTGATGACCAGCTGGATGTGCTGGTGAACAAAGGTGGCGAGGGCTGGACCGAGCTGTCCCAGAAAATTCAGCCACACTCGTCTCGCTGGGCACTGTGTGAGATCAAAGGCCGACAcaaggagctggtggagctggaggccagAATGAAGGAGGTCCATGAATTGTTCCTAGACATGGCCATGCTGGTGGAGGACCAGGGATGCCTCCTCAACAACATTGAGGCCCAAGTGTGCGGCACACAGGAGTATATTGAAAAATTCAACATGAATATCAAGAAAGCCATACAATACAAGAGGAAGAATCCTTTTCTGCAGTGTTGCCCCTGTCTACCCTGCTGGCGTCATAATCAAACTCTTTAG